The segment ACAATTTGATCTTAAGAAGAAGATGCATGGTGTAATGGTGACAAAGCAGAAAAAGTATTGAaggataaaaaaacaaaacaaaaagatttagTGTTACGAGCAATCATTTTCATAAGATATTAgccttaaagaaaaaaaacaaaaatgagaaaataatttagaaaaacaAACCAACGACGACCATATGATATCCACTCGTTTAATAATAAACACTACACAGTTGATCAGTATTCACACGTGTATTAGATATTTTGTCCCGTtcttacaacaaaaaaaagagtttataaCGTACAAACTTTCAGATAGCTTCTATAATTTTCCATGCACAACACTTCCTTTCAAAGACTAATCCACGATGGATAGCTTAAATACAAACGTCACCGCATCAATGATCGACGCTCTCATGAGCTCTCCCTCTTCCGGTTTCTGGCCGCCACAATCTCCGGCGAATCCCAGCCCAGACAGTGCTCTCCAGAAGCGGTTACAAGCTGTGTTAAATGGCACCCACGAGGCTTGGACCTACGCCATTTTCTGGACACCGTCGTACTACGACTATTCCGGCGAGTCGGTGCTCAAATGGGGCGATGGAATTTATAAAGGCGAAGAAGCTGATAATActcggcggaggaggaggaggatgactGTGGCGGAGAGAGAGCACTGGAGTATCATTTTGCCGGAGCTTAGCTCGATGATCTCCGACGAAGATGTGCCGGTGATAGACGGCGAAGGTGGCGTGGAAGTGTCGGATACGGAGTGGTTTTATATGGTTTCAATGACGGTTAGCTTTGGTAGTGAGACCGGGTTACCCGGTAAGGCGTTTGCTACGTATAAACCAGTTTGGGTTACCGGGTCGGATCCTATATTGGCGTCGGGTTGTGATCGTGCTAAAAAGGGTGGGGATTCAGGGTTGCAAACCATCGTATGTATTCCTTTGGATAACGGAGTGTTGGAGCTTGGATCCACGGTTGAGATCCAGCAAAACCCGGATCTTTTTAATAAGATCCGAGTCGTTTTTAGTTTCGAAGGATCCAGAGATTTCTTGGGTGACCCGAATTCGAACTCCTTCCAGCCTTTCTCAACTCATTTAGAGAATGGTGGTGGTTCAACTACCGTAACCGTCAATGCTAACCTGTATCCGAATCCGGTTTATCCGCAAACCGTAAATTACGCGACTTCCCCGTTAGAGAGAGCTCTACATAGTCCGAACAGGAATTATCCCCATCAGATACCGATAGACAACGGTGAACTCTTACATTCCGCCGGGGACATTGATGGTTCTGATCACTCTGACATAGAAGCCACGGTGGTTCCGGGaaacaaacagaaaaagaaacGCGGGAGAAAACTTGCAAACGGTAGGAAAGAGCCGTTGAATCACGTACAAGCGGAGCGGTTGAGACGCGAGAAGCTAAACCAGCGATTCTACGCGTTACGAGCGACTGTGCCAAACGTATCAAAGATGGACAAAGCGTCGTTGCTAGGAGACGCGATTAGTTACATTAAGGAGCTGaaatcgagagcagaaaacGCGGAATCTGAGAGAAACGCGATTCAAATACAGCTCAACAAACTCAAAGAGGAGATGGCGGGAAGAAACGTGGTCTGTAGGGGCGGGGAAAACGCATCGGAGATTGAAACGGCTAATATCGACGTGAAGATTCTTGGATGCGATGCGATGGTTAGGCTGGAATCAAGCAAGAGAAATCATCCTGCAGCGAGACTGATGAATGCGTTTATGGATTTGGATGTTGAGTTGAATCATGCTAGCATTTCGGTGATTCATGATCTTATGATTCAACAAGCTACGGTGAAGATGGGATCGAGAATGTACACGCAAGACCAGCTTCAGGCCATGTTGGTCTCCAAAATTAATTAGGGATATGTTTTTGAGAGTTCTGTGAATCTTATCGTGAATTATCAGATGTTGGATTAGATTCTGTCTATTTATTAGCAAAATCTCTGGCAAACCCTAAACTCTCAACATTGGTACGTAAGATTatatttatatggtttaaaaGATCGAgtttgggtttcaagttttcaactatttatttatcggggggggggggggggggggggggggggtgtttAAACTCCAAAATCATACACGATAAGTAcgtaaaaaaaatcatatataccTCACGATAAGATTTAAAACCCTAAGaacaacattatttttttaaacgttGTTGCACTAATATTAACATGGTAGCTCAACAATTAATTAAATgagaaataatattataatattgttAATTAGGCTAGCATCCATTAAAAATAGATCTCATAGGTAGTTCAAGATGATGGAGTTAAAATTACTGGTGGTAATATCATCTGTGTAATGTTTTtcattaagtaatattaaaaaaaaagtatttagcTAAAAACATTCTATAAAGTTTTCGCATCCACTTTTTTTATCCACATTACGAAATCCTAACTGGTCTCATGACTTACTCAAGAAAAAAAACTGGTCTCATGACATAAATAGTCATAGGTGTCCATACATTTTAAAGAAAACTATAGTCTTGTAATTTCTATTTCAGCTATCTTGCATCCACCTTATGGATCTGAAAGATTTTTGccccatgattttttttttagtaaaatattttatatggttaagaaaataaaaaaattacatcattttttgtttgtaatatCATGAACACTTACGCCATCAGAGCATGCATCTGATGGTATTTAGGTGGATTTTTCCAGaattaaatgataaaaagaaaagatcaaaagagGTGAAAGAGAAGAGGATTATCTGACGATATCCAAAGTGTTGAGAATCTGATCCGGCAAGCTGTCAATTGtccttattattttataatttttttttttgagaaagtcACTTATGTACTACTGAGGATGATGTTCTAACCTCCGGTTCCACCAAGAATCAAGTCTCCCTGCTCAAAATTGTCCTTCAAACTGTTAATTGTACGTTCTGAAAAGAACCTTTTTTCGTCAATCAAACATGGTGAAAGGTTTCAAATCTGTGGTTTCACCTACATCCAATAATAGGTTTAGACGGAACAGATAAGATTGGTAAGGTTGTGGTCGGCTCTAGTTCTTGCACTGGTAACGTCTcctctttgctttttttttgtgttgagTTCCGTTCTTAGGCTTGATTTTCATGGTTTAGAATGGTTTGATATCCGCTTGTGTGGTAAGAGGATTGCATTAATAATCGGTTTGTATTTGCGTTTGGAGAAGATAGTAGAACTAGCGAACTATGTTGGTGTTTGGCTTAGCCGACATTGGAATAGGATATTTGTAAAATGAATTGTGAAGCTCTCTATTTTGGTGCCAGATCTAGGTGTGTTATTAAAACTTCGATTCATAGACGTTGGAAAATGGAAAGTGGAGCGTTTTATTGTTACTGTCTGACAACAAATGCTACACAGTTGAagtgttgaaaaaaaaaatccattgaTTTTGTTtccatgtttttgttttattttcttgactGTAGGACCGACCAATTTATATAAGTTAAACAATTTGGAATCACAACAATGTAATACCTAAGCTATTCATTTTATCTAAtatttagttgacaaaaaaatatataatatttatattatttattattaaccAGAAAGGCATGATTATACTTTTTAAAAGAACTTTGAAATTTAATTAGTTGAATGGAAACTCGACTGATAGTTCGATTGGAATCATAATCTTTTTAAAACGCATtagaaataattttgaaaatgttattttgaaaaCGCGATGGATACTAACGTTTTTATCTTAAATACTCgctatcatattttaaaaacgtgaatttttttttttttttattttaaaaatatgtaaataattaagGGTGATTTTTTTCAATATTCATAAGaactcaaaaaattaaaaatatagccATTGAATAGTTGATGTGACAATTAGAGCCAAAAACTTGACATTTTTCTCCTTCCACTCTAGTATGCGTGAGTATATGCGTGTCATTGTGTGGCAAACATGACTGAAATATACTATATTATAAACCATATAATATAGTCGAagtattaatacaaatatacatggtgaaaagaaaaacatgttACAAACGTTAACAAAAACACCACACCAGCaataatattttagattatACAATATACAAGTTAGTCAAAGCAGAAACACACCAAAGCATCTACCAAATTTCTTATGCTACCAGTCATAATAGaatgaaaccaaaaaaataaaatttagattatcTTCTTAGATCATTTTGTAAGTAATAGCAGTAAAAGTGAAGGTATAAATAAGAGCGGCGGATGAAGAGATGTCGTTGTTGCTACGTAAAGTAAAAGAGAAGAATATGTGGTGGGGGAGGGATGAAAAGAACCTACACTGGAGGTGGAATAGATGACAAGTGGTGACAATGGTCGAAGAGAAGATGGCGGCAGCGACAAAACAATCATTAATAGTGATGGTAACAATAATAGAATCGAGGtgaatgaagaagaaaaacaaaaaaaaaaagaaaagaaaaaaagagtgagTTAGATATGATGTTGCACAATTTGGGATATAGAATAACCCAAAGCGGGACAGAAGGTTAGCCGATACTATACTATAAAAGTATGTATTATAGTATTTACTAACGTAAACCATCCTACCTACCTAATTCACTGGGGTACATAAATGACGCTGCCATTGTGTCATATAGGGTGGTCGAATGTGTTATCTTCCGACGGAAGAAACACAAGAAACTACTTCGAACCGTAAGGAGATCATAATTGTGGAATTTAGTATAGCAGACCCATATATAAGCTAGTTGTTGCGTAAGCAGTTGAAAGTTATTCTATACTATCAATAATAGTATAGAAATGACCCAACTGGTATATAATACACAGGAAACCTGATATTAGGTATGGTGTCCGAATAAACATGAGAAAAAGAGAcaaaaacatttatgtagaaGTCTAGTTTGGCTGCTGAAAAGCATAAATTTGATGTCCAATAGGAAGATGAATAAAAACATTGTTATAAATGAATGTCAATTGATTAACAAGTCGTTAGCATTGTACTTAACCGTACATAACTTCCGAAATAATACACAAATTGAGATGCACACCACagtaaaaatggagatattagTAGCAAAGCTTAGTAAAACCGAAAACCTATAAGTAGCATATGAGTAGAAAAAACTCTAAGGGGTTCCATCCAACATATAATTACGGGAGTTGGTCCGGTGTGAAGGCCGAGAAGGCTGCAACTGTATGTCTTCGCTACAACTACAAGTGACGCATAATGAGTTTTCACACCATCTAAGACAATCATGGAAGCGCATATGTATATAAATCACACTATACTATCATGTCAGATGGTATAGTACATGACTGattcaaacaaaacaaacaacacAACTATGCCATTACAGatttataataacattaatGAACAACCCATGTCAACATATGttcatttgaacaaaaaaaataacaataaaactATTCATGTTTTACAGTTTAGGCAGGACATTCAAGACTTACATAACAACATGCATGAATGCATGCATATAGAGATATGATTATGTAACATATTGAAATCATATGTCACTTTCAAACATACTTGAAATGGATATTACAGACACTATTGTGTTACATCTACCCTTACCATAAATGTAGTCACAACACAAAATTTTCTAATAGACTCCTACCATTTCACACATAGGCTAATGCCCTTGCACATCAAATAACACAATAATGAAAGTACAAATGAATATAGTTCGAAACTCACCTAAACATAAAACCTATTTCAAGTGTTACCGGATAActatactatttaatttattcatatAGTATAGGCATCTCTTACAAATCACTATTCATTGTGTCCCCCACAACCCAATCCCACAACCATATGTTCTCCATCAGATGTTTCAATAGATAGTTTTACACTTGGTTAGTTCCCGTTTTCATGCTAAAATATTCAACTCATGCATGTAGTTCCCCAATTTTACATTTTTCCTCTTCCTCAGTTACTCCCTTCACACCGGAACAACGGCTACAATTTAATTGCAAATCTGGATTCATCCGAAACTAATGATTTGTCAACTTATCTGCAACCCTAACTTTTTGATTGCCGCCTCACAAAGCTCGGAAACACTGTTTTGCGATTCGCGACCACTTCTTACACACTCTATTGCAATTTCAAAATTCTGTTTTCTATCTCGCATGCTTGTGTTTTAACAGAAAAACTGCATTTTTAATTTCCTAGttaaacagaaaaagaaaactatCTACTTTCCTTTCCACGCGTAAATAAGGATATTTTCGGATAATtacaaaacattatataatatataatagcCATGTCGATTCTAATGGTTATACACttaatttcttgttttttaTGGTCATGCCCCCTAATTTctcaataattaataaatatagaaaaatattttttattttgataagtTTTATGGAATGATAACATTGTCGGTATTTTTTACTCTTtgataaaaagtatataaattacAAAGAGAAACAATACTTTTTATTAATGGGCTTCTCTCTTAGATAAActatatagaaaataataataataattcatatataaatcaattgtgtgtgtatgtgtatatatagatGTTTCTAAAATGTTTctgtttgtttttcttaaaaaaaataaatatcacgTTTTTACATTTGGAAATGT is part of the Brassica rapa cultivar Chiifu-401-42 chromosome A09, CAAS_Brap_v3.01, whole genome shotgun sequence genome and harbors:
- the LOC103839575 gene encoding transcription factor MYC1; the encoded protein is MDSLNTNVTASMIDALMSSPSSGFWPPQSPANPSPDSALQKRLQAVLNGTHEAWTYAIFWTPSYYDYSGESVLKWGDGIYKGEEADNTRRRRRRMTVAEREHWSIILPELSSMISDEDVPVIDGEGGVEVSDTEWFYMVSMTVSFGSETGLPGKAFATYKPVWVTGSDPILASGCDRAKKGGDSGLQTIVCIPLDNGVLELGSTVEIQQNPDLFNKIRVVFSFEGSRDFLGDPNSNSFQPFSTHLENGGGSTTVTVNANLYPNPVYPQTVNYATSPLERALHSPNRNYPHQIPIDNGELLHSAGDIDGSDHSDIEATVVPGNKQKKKRGRKLANGRKEPLNHVQAERLRREKLNQRFYALRATVPNVSKMDKASLLGDAISYIKELKSRAENAESERNAIQIQLNKLKEEMAGRNVVCRGGENASEIETANIDVKILGCDAMVRLESSKRNHPAARLMNAFMDLDVELNHASISVIHDLMIQQATVKMGSRMYTQDQLQAMLVSKIN